From Hippoglossus stenolepis isolate QCI-W04-F060 chromosome 4, HSTE1.2, whole genome shotgun sequence, a single genomic window includes:
- the tomt gene encoding transmembrane O-methyltransferase homolog, producing MVSPAIALAFIPLLLTLLIRYRYYFVLFYRAVLVRIWKDCMTGLSREERAYQYVLTHATPGDPESILDAFDAWCSKVEFISNIGPKKGKVLDRLLKNQSPLTVLELGAHCGYSTVRIARALPLGARLYSIEMDQRNAAIAEKIVRLAGFDDDTVELIVNPSDEVIPRLRSDYGLERLDFVFMDHWKKSYCPDLQMLEGSGLLGKGSMIVADNVLFPGAPKFLRHIRKSGLYEWKIHRAMLEYSKGIRDGMAELVYQGIK from the exons ATGGTGTCTCCTGCCATCGCTCTGGCCTTCATCCCCCTCCTGCTGACACTGCTCATCAGGTACCGGTACTACTTTGTGCTGTTCTATCGGGCTGTCCTGGTCAGGATATGGAAGGACTGTATGACTGGTCTGAGTCGAGAGGAACGAGCCTACCAGTACGTTCTTACTCATGCCACCCCCGGAGACCCCGAAAGCATCCTGGACGCCTTTGATGCCTGGTGCAGCAAGGTGGAGTTCATCAGCAACATTGGGCCTAAGAAAG GGAAGGTCCTGGACCGGCTGCTGAAGAACCAGAGTCCTTTGACCGTGCTGGAGCTGGGTGCCCACTGCGGGTACAGCACCGTGCGGATCGCCCGAGCTCTGCCCCTGGGTGCCAGGCTCTACAGCATCGAGATGGACCAGAGGAATGCCGCCATCGCAGAGAAAATCGTCCGCCTGGCAGGATTTGATGACGACACA GTGGAGCTTATTGTGAATCCATCAGATGAAGTCATCCCTCGGCTGCGGTCTGACTACGGTTTAGAACGTCTGGATTTCGTCTTCATGGACCATTGGAAGAAATCCTACTGTCCTGATCTGCAG aTGCTGGAGGGCTCTGGTCTGCTGGGGAAAGGGTCTATGATCGTGGCAGACAACGTGCTGTTTCCCGGGGCGCCGAAGTTCCTCAGACACATTCGTAAGAGCGGCCTTTATGAGTGGAAGATCCACCGGGCCATGCTGGAGTACAGCAAAGGCATCAGGGATGGCATGGCTGAGCTGGTCTACCAGGGAATCAAGTAA
- the sfrp2l gene encoding secreted frizzled-related protein 2-like, translated as MSVLLLGLVVLCGASDMVVPVQLGPPSLGFSSSVRSVCKPMPSTLSLCHGIGYRHMRVPNLLGHDSLREAQQQSAAWLPLVSKLCHRDTKKFLCSLFAPVCLPELAGPVSPCRGLCEAVRDGCVPVMSAFGFPWPEMFNCSRFPRATELCIPATGEREGRTEEEVKHEEALKGSVICDACSLAAEGETDIQENFCHSPYAFKMRLGSVSTVGGDRQLVPTARSRILRWAGGGAERAEGIGGAMAHNALWLQEGGTCTCPGLDSSGTNQDQQVEEEQMDKGQAKGGKEGNGTPNGWFLALAQAEEGRLVLTRLVRWTRGDKELKKFIRALLKQPCTEL; from the exons ATGAGTGTGTTGCTGCTCGGCCTCGTTGTGCTCTGCGGAGCCTCTGACATGGTGGTTCCAGTCCAGCTGGGGCCGCCGTCTCTCGGCTTCAGCTCGTCGGTGCGCTCGGTGTGCAAACCCATGCCCAGCACCCTGTCTCTGTGCCACGGGATCGGCTACAGGCACATGCGGGTCCCCAACCTGCTGGGCCACGACTCGCTGCGGGAGGCCCAGCAGCAGTCGGCGGCCTGGCTGCCGCTCGTCTCCAAGCTGTGCCACCGGGACACCAAGAAGTTCCTGTGCTCGCTGTTCGCCCCGGTGTGTCTGCCGGAGCTCGCCGGGCCCGTCAGCCCCTGCAGGGGCCTGTGCGAGGCCGTGCGCGACGGCTGCGTGCCCGTGATGAGCGCGTTCGGGTTCCCGTGGCCCGAGATGTTCAACTGCAGCCGGTTCCCGCGCGCGACCGAGCTGTGTATCCCGGCAACCGGAGAGCGCGAGGGGCGGAccgaggaggaggtgaagcacGAGGAGGCGCTGAAAG GGAGTGTTATCTGTGATGCCTGTAGTCTGGCTGctgaaggagagacagacatCCAGGAAAACTTCTGCCACAGTCCATATG CATTTAAGATGCGTCTGGGCAGTGTGTCGACGGTGGGAGGGGACCGTCAGCTGGTGCCGACGGCCCGCAGCCGCATCCTGAGGTGGGCAGGGGGAGGAGCGGAGAGAGCAGAAGGGATCGGAGGCGCCATGGCACACAATGCTTTGTGGTTGCAAGAAGGAGGCACCTGTACGTGTCCTGGCTTAGATTCTTCAGGCACAAACCAAGACCAGCAGGTGGAAGAGGAACAGATGGATAAAGGACAAGCtaaaggagggaaggaggggaatGGGACCCCGAATGGATGGTTCCTGGCCCTGGCTCAGGCTGAGGAGGGAAGGCTGGTGCTGACTCGGCTGGTGAGGTGGACCAGAGGGGACAAGGAGTTGAAGAAGTTCATCAGAGCTCTCCTCAAACAGCCCTGTACTGAGCTGTAG
- the lamtor1 gene encoding ragulator complex protein LAMTOR1, translating into MGCCYSSENETTEQDPERKPLIPHPNPISKPPNGTDWITTTVPSARTDEQALLTSILHKTAQNIIDVSAADSVMMEQHEYMDKARQYSTKLAVLSNSLSQKKALTLPSLTSQPHQVLASDLVPYSDVQQVSKIAAYAYSAISQIKVDAKEELVVQFAIP; encoded by the exons ATGGGTTGCTGTTACAGCAGCGAGAACGAGACCACAGAGCAG GACCCTGAACGCAAGCCACTGATCCCCCACCCCAACCCAATCAGCAAACCCCCAAATGGGACTGACTGGATCACCACCACTGTCCCGTCAGCGCGGACAGATGAACAGGCCCTCCTTACATCCATCCTCCACAAGACGGCCCA gAACATCATCGATGTCTCAGCAGCTGACTCTGTCATGATGGAGCAGCATGAATACATGGACAAAGCTCGGCAATACAG tacgAAGCTGGCTGTGTTGAGCAACAGTCTGTCCCAGAAGAAAGCGCTCACTCTGCCCTCCCTCACCAGCCAGCCCCACCAAGTGCTTGCTAGTGACCTGGTGCCATACTCAGATGTTCAGCAG GTATCCAAGATCGCAGCCTATGCTTACAGTGCAATCTCTCAAATCAAAGTGGATGCTAAAGAAGAACTGGTGGTCCAATTTGCCATTCCCTGA